The window TAGTGGGGGTTTAAATGGCGAGCTCAGACCCAACAAGACGATCGAGGCCGGGACCAAGGCCTCTGACACCCAAGGCCACTGCAATGCCGTCGTCGTGGGCCAAGAGGACTAGATTTAGAGTTAGGTTCTCTGGTGAGACGAATGCGAGTGATTCTGGTCAGATTATTCCAGTTCCAAAACCTAAGGAGGCGGAGCCACAAGTGGATCTTGAATCCGATCGAGCTCGGGCACCTCCAACTGCGAATGGTGAGCATGAGAGTGAGAAAATGCCAGTGTCGTCTGATAGAGATCAATCAGTTGAGAAGAGGATGGAGATGGAGGGAACTGCAAGGAATGCCGCAGCACCCAGTACTAATGGTCAGGCTCGGTCTAACCCTCAGCATCTGCCTCCAAAACCCAACCGAGAAGAAGAGGTTGTTGGTGTCTTGCATCAATCCATTGACGACGAAGGGTTTGCGGGACATTACTCTCATACGACGAAGTGTTTGTGGGATTTCACGATTTTTTTTCGTCAtgtccgtttctaggaacataAGTCAccacaaattttgatttatatttacgAAAACAGGATAAACGAAACGagtttatcaaacgctttttgttttgtttttgtcttttcttGATACAaatgcatttcttgaaacattatcaaacgggcccttagtttcaattatatatattatcTGAGAGGTAAAGAGGGGATGTAAGTAATAGTCgagagactcaaactctaaacCTTCTGATGAGTATGGgctttttgcacaccatagttcACCAACTACAGTTACCCTCTAATGTGTTAGATTTGCATCAGCATTAGTGGGCAATCTCCTTGTATTCTTCAACTATTTCGATTGAAACTTAGAAGTTTAATTTGGTTCTTTCGaatattcataaaatttgaACTTACAACCAACCAACTCGAGTGGTTATGAGGGTAGGTAGAAACATAAAATAAAGTGGGATCATGAGCAGAATAAGTAGAATAAAAGGTGAACCATAATGGAGATTGATACCTGTAAGTGAACTACTTTATGATCTGCTTTGTCCAGGTTGAGAAACGAAGGAAACGAATTTGCAAataggaatgaaaaaaaaaaaaaacccaaaatttctTTGTGAAGAGTTCAACGAGGCGAACTGATTTGTCCCTTGGATTTCCTCTCACTCCCTCCTTCCTTTCAACCGAGAAATTTGCCCCATCTCCTTGAGCGGGGTTCCATGAATGACCTTTGGACGAGGCAATGCAGCCCCTATAGTCTATAAGTCTACATCACTCAAACCATCATTAAAATTCTCGTCCCATCACTTGTAAGAATACATACAAGTGGTGTTTAGGTatccgataccgatacataccaaatcTCTTATCGGCCATATGATACTGATAAggtaaaatttttcaaaattatccgGTACACCGGCTGATCCATGCTGATACCCGGTTCGATACCGTGTACTAAAACTTGCAGGTCCTGCAAGTCTTGAAGACTCTTTAACTCCATGGCAGGCTGGTTAGGTCtcagattttctctctccacgTGATTTAGTACTACAGAGGGGAaaggggaaaataatcctctgtttttctcatcgctgtttttccttgttttgctacctgtaaAACGCGACacatggacaactttaagaccaacgcaccggatgtaataatcctcacccaatcttgaccgttggtcttcttgttgtccacgtgtcgcgttatgaaggtagcaaaacaaggaaaaacagggatgagaaaaacagaggattttgatccgggGAAAGGAGGAATTTGCTACCTACGGTCTTCTTCGGTGGAAAAGTTTGCTGAGTTGTTTTTGGTGGCTCAAGCAATGCCTTCATTATCAGATAATTTCCTCCTTCCACGTCCACCACCACCGACAATGTTATGGAAACTGTACAAATACGTCATTCTATCTAAATAAATGgaggaaaaattaaataattatccacttttggattttctttacaaaattattcacaaaaagttttaattaacaaaaatacctaaaattggatttgattttataaaattactcacccaaaatttcagttaataaaaatacctaaaatcaggtttggatttataaaattatccaaaatagtgagtcttcatcttccacatataataatgttttttttttattactaaaactttgagtgggtagttttgtaaacccaaactcaattttgggtatttttattaacttaaactttaagtgggtaattttataaagaaaaacataattttgggtatttttgttaactaaaacttttgaGGGGTAATTTTCTAAAGGAAAACCCgtaagtgggtaatcaagtaattttcccataAATTGATGTGGATGATGACGGCTTCACAAATCTTTGTTGCTTCTGTTTTCTTCATGCCACAACGTTTGGGAAAAAAATGCACCCTTTGGGATCGGACCCGGCTCGGCCCAGTATCATGGTTCTAAGAATTGGTTTCTGCCCGAATAGTTGACCCATATCAGCAAGCATCGACCAGTATCGTTTTGGATTGGCATgcacatttattattattattattattattttaatccaTATCATTATCCAATCCTAGGGATCGATACCAATCCCTAGTGCAGGATAGTCTAGGTATCGATATTAGCATTGCTTATTACTTGAACTATGCTTGGATTTgtgcttctttttattttgaaaaatttacCGTGCCACCCGCTGAAGAATGTCACAATGATAAGATCCATCCCTCtgttttatcaaattattcTCACTCTTTACCGTCAGTCACTATTAGATGAGGctttaaaatgataattttaccCATTTGACCAAaatccttcttcccttctccatcCCTGTGCACAGCGTACACATCCACCTTTCTCTGAGAACTGCACGATCGTCGCCAATTCCACTTCACAAGGTGTTTGAAACGGTGAGAGCAAGAACCACCATGAAACGAAGTAGCCGAAGGAATCATCATCCCACGCCCAAGGGGAACTCCCCTAGCACCGAAGATATGGTCAATGCTCTTCCAAACCAACACCTTAAAGCCTACTGCACGACTCCACAAACCAATACAACACCTATAGTCGAAGATCTAGAAGATGTAAAGAAACTCCCGATCCTCCCTAAGAATAACTGGAGAAAATCAAAATCTGCCTAAAATCAGCCCATCGGTGATCGGACTATCAATAATCGAAGATCGGATTTTATATAAACACAGATAAACCCTGACGCGGATCAAATCGGGATATTTAGAGGAAACTATGCGATATTCTGACAAGTTTTGCAGCGAACCATCTCCGATGGATAATGGATTTCTGTTGGAAGATTAACATGTTTTATATAGAGTCTAAGAGTCGGTGAGTACAAAGTTACAATTTctctctacctttttttttttttttttagatcaaTTTCTCTCTACTCAACACAAGCTTTTTCAGTGGGCGGCTACATTGTCTCTCTCAATAACACCGGTACCGCCCTCTGCGACTATGGCCAGGGAGAGGTCCTTGATCATCACCCTTTGCAACGCATAGTCCAACCCCCAATCGAAACCATCTGTCCACCGCCTCCATGACCCAATTATATCCCTCTGCAAGGTGTTGCTACCATTCCCAAAATCTTCATCCACATGTCCAAACCAAAACCAGTAGAACCAATccatgaagaagacaaagaagccGAGATTGACAATGAAGACTCTGACCTAATCCGTCGTGTTCTATAAGGACCCTCGAACCAGAAACACCACGACCACCACCATCCCCGCAAGTTCCAACTGGTCACCGCTGTCGTCGTCCATCGATGCTGCTGTCGCCGTAATCTCCGGTGCTCTGAACAATCGCTGGTGATAGATTTGGGAGAAAGTTAAATTAGGTCTTGAGTTGAGAGAAAAACATAGTAActtacatgggtattttaggtactttatATTTAGTAaaggtattttgatatttaaaataaaatatacttgctgacatcaacatatgtggtatattccttaacattgactgacggtaggggtctgagaataatttgatgAAATAAAAGGGTTGTTTTAttattgtggcattctctagggggtggcgtggtaaatttcccttttatttttaagaagagCGATAGACACAAAATTTTTTGGGACCCTACTATCGCTTGGGTGGCCACAGCCGCTGCAcattttgctttttctttacAGTTTACACTCAGATATTTTATGATGATTCCTTCCAAATTTGTTTATCTGGAATGTTTATCCAATCTGCATTTCAGATTCTGGGAAAGAGTTCTCTCAACAAAGAGCAAAGGGGAGCACACAAGTGTATGGTCACAAAATAATATTTACATACGATAGCAACAAGTCATTTAGAGGAGacagagagaaacaaaaatgcTAGCGTACCATGCCTCAATGGCTTAAAGAACTTTGTCCCATGATTTTTTGTATGAAAtatgaaaggaccaagtttccTAAGGCCAGGGTAGTACAATacattaagggtgttaatcggtttgattttggtttaaatggtgcggatcagtttggttcacatttatttgattaaaaccataaccgcaccatttactaaacggttccattttctgaaaccgtgaccgtttagtaaacggtttcggtttccacggtttctaaacggtgtcgatttcatggttttaaacggtttcgattttggattattccatacggtttgtaaaacggttcacaatcgatttgttataacttgcaactatctctaaactgaagatcataagcttatcaaaaaataattggcaaccacaaataagagattctatattaacgatggtatgtcttaatttgataatctggtgctatttctttgccattctcaaacatttagaactaatatcatacaacatccaaatccagccttctacaacataaaatattaaaatgacaagtggttcagccaaaacaccccatctatgataacataataacatagtaacatatatggattacaagttcatgatctaaagcctaaacttgaattgaattgcaataaatcataccaaagtaaatggacacttaatttaattgttaattgttatatggattactgtcccttctttatttaattgttatatggattaatcAGATctgtttaaacggtttcaattcaacttgaaaccaatgggtttcatGATTTaaaccgacccgacccgacccgacccgtttagctaatcggcctgaaacttgaaaccataaccgcaccatttactaaacgattttgcGGTTTCAGTGTAAACGAatcgattcgatttcgataaacggtttcaattaCAAATTGACATCCTTACGGTACATGCTGCATAACTTCAGATATGAATGTGCTAATCACGAGAGTGggaaaattatgaaaatccTATAAATGTTTATGAATCCTAAGATAGTTGGTGAACCATCCAGTGAAGGAAAACATTCTAATACTGATGATTCAAATAATGGTGCACAGAAATTCCATCTTGCAACTCTAAAGAACAATTTGGGTTTTCTCTGCGGTCAAGTAGATCATCCAATACTCTAGGCTCcaaatttgtaatttttgtttGAAATCGACTCACCCAATTTTGAAGAGGTTGGGTCAAAATTTCCTACATACCTTAATTTTACCATTTGATATAAAGTTTCATCAAGAACAGAGTTGGCCAAGGGGCTAAATTAAAGCACATGAAACATCCAAGAGTAAATGAAAAGTGCACAGTAAtgcttcaaagttcaaacacaGAGAAAATGCATATCAACACATAAGAGGGTATATATGATTGAAATTAAGTTTCCAATTTGACACATGGCCATTGGCCAATCCAAACTATTCCCTACATATCCAACAGTCAAAATTTGCTACCACTCCCAAGGCAGCCTTGTAGCAAGCATCTATAAATTCCTTTTGTCGATATTTGTCCATTAGACCTTTTTCCTAAAAAAGTATATGCAACGTTTCCTAAGTACGAAAAATGTAAATGGggtacacccccccccccccctgttcCTTCTTACTTTTACTTTCCCCTCCAGAATTGGGGCTCAATGAGATGTAATCTCTTCCAAGCTTGGACGGCCCTTCAGATGGCTCAGTTCCCACCTCTGATTTGTCCATCCTTGGACATCTTTATATTCATTAAAGACCCcattcttcccccccccccccccccctcccccttttttttttttgggtgaacattaAAGCCCGTTCTTTGAGTGACAAGCAGAAAAGATTAACCCGAAAGAATTGCCTACACATCTCCCGCCATCCTTACCAGCTACTTGATGGTAATATAGCGATTCGTCCCATGCTTGGCCCAGTGGTCCTTGAGATCCACGGGTGTTGACAGGTCATGACCCTCTGCAGCCAAGCGGGTAAGCAATTTAGTATAGGCACTTCCACTCATCTTACGTCCACCTTTGCGAGCATGGCGCTTGTTAGGTATTGCAGGAAGTGGATACACTGACAAGTTAGTGGTGCAGCAGGCAGACTGCCAACCCCCATTCCCCCATTTGTAGCACTGCTGAAGAGTTCCAGTGCACGAGCAAACTGGCACTGGCATGTTTGAGTCATCAAAAGGGACCTGGTTCAGTCCCAGGTCATGACCTTTCCAATCAGGCTTTGAAAATGCTATCTGCCTAACCCGATCCTCACCACCATCCCCACCGGTATTATCATGGCTATTCCTCCATTCATGTGTCTTGGCAATAGTTACCTTGTTCAAGTCCTCACCCCTTTTACAACCCTTTCTCAATGAATTTGACGTCTTCAATGATGTAGTCTTGGTTTCCTTCCTCATTCGCTTAGCACCCTGAGGCTTGACAGCTTCAGAAGCAGCTGCTGCTGATATAGGTATGGCCTCAGTTATGTGCATCTCCCTTCCATGGTAAGGAGATTCTGCCAAGTGAAGTTCATTATGATGGTGATGGTTCATGTGCTTTGTCCCACGTGGTGGACCACCGCCATTCATGGCATTTTCCCGATATTGAAGAGCTGCCAAGGCATTATCCCTTTCCATTATGGCACTGTTCCGCTCGGCAATGGCTGCATCTCTCTGCAAGATGGCCATCTCTCGTTCAGCCACAGCTGCCTTTTTTTCAGCAATGAGCAAATTTCGTTCTTGGATCATAGCATCCCTCTCGGCCATGATGGCCATAATTTGTTTCACTGTCAAGGCATGCTGCTGTTCCTTCATCTGATGTTGTGGATTCATCCACTGCAATAGAAACATAAAAGTGGGATCATAAGCAGAACTAGAGAAAGGCGAAGAGCAAtgattttattcatttcttaaAACATAGGTCTGAGATAAACACCAGTAACTAGGACTTGATGCCTTCTCAGCAAAAACATAATGGAGATTGATACCTGTGAGTGAACTGCTTTATAGTGATCAGGTTTGTGTCTTCCATTTTCGCGTTGGCCACCATCATCCATGTTGCATCTACCTTTTGCAGTAACTGCACAAATCAGTTTCTAGGTTCCACAAAAGTAGAAAATGCAACTGATCTTCCAAATCAGATCTTCTCTGGGGAAGAGGTAAACAGTTAAGGCTGTGTTTAGCCAGCCAAAATGCACAGTTTTATAATGGGGAACACTAGAAAGATGTTAGTTTTCTCAttaaaaacaaaactaaaattCACGTCAAATTGGTTTTTTATAACAGATAAAGTGCACCcacaaattttttctttcttcctttctttagtTCCTTTTTTCTGCTGATTCCACCATATCTGACCTACTTCCTTGGGGAAATGTAAATTCTATGAGCGGTGGTAAAAAGGGAAGAGGCATCCCAGGGAAATGTTTCCATGAGCCATAAGTAACAAGGAAGAAGCCACCCCTCATTCTCCACCTGAATTTCTAACCATTTTATGACAACAAATTCTTTTAGCACAAGTATTTCTCATCTAGTATTTTAGTGAACGAATTAGCAAAATAGCAAAGCACAGAACATTATTTTCTTcgtgttttcttctttctgaaaatatgttttcttttccatcctcttctggacaaccaaataaTCTAGTAAGCAAACAGTAATTACAAAGGGGGACTAAATAGAGCCCATCACCTCAAACGGACCTAAAGAATTATCACAAATAAAGGAGGCATGCTCAAGTGTCCTGATGAACAACAAGATTTTCTAATAATCACAATAATCTTGTTTAGCCCTCAAGTGTTCCGCATGCTCAACAGAGGGACTGTGTCCTGATGAAAAACAAGATTTTCTAATACTTTTGTGCAAATGCTGTAATGCCATCGGCTTTATTGCCAAGTGGCAAGAAGCAGGAGAGCTAGATCAGAACACTAGGCCAGGACATGTGGGTATCTCAAATCACATATTAATGAAGCCTGTGCCCACAATAGGAAAGAAGCAAATCAGT is drawn from Macadamia integrifolia cultivar HAES 741 chromosome 7, SCU_Mint_v3, whole genome shotgun sequence and contains these coding sequences:
- the LOC122083092 gene encoding protein BASIC PENTACYSTEINE6-like; amino-acid sequence: MDDGGQRENGRHKPDHYKAVHSQWMNPQHQMKEQQHALTVKQIMAIMAERDAMIQERNLLIAEKKAAVAEREMAILQRDAAIAERNSAIMERDNALAALQYRENAMNGGGPPRGTKHMNHHHHNELHLAESPYHGREMHITEAIPISAAAASEAVKPQGAKRMRKETKTTSLKTSNSLRKGCKRGEDLNKVTIAKTHEWRNSHDNTGGDGGEDRVRQIAFSKPDWKGHDLGLNQVPFDDSNMPVPVCSCTGTLQQCYKWGNGGWQSACCTTNLSVYPLPAIPNKRHARKGGRKMSGSAYTKLLTRLAAEGHDLSTPVDLKDHWAKHGTNRYITIK